The DNA sequence GGGTCGGTCCCGACCACCTCCACCCCCGCCGGGACGTTGACGTCCGCACGCCCGACCGCAACGAAGTTCGTCCCCCGCTCCGTCCCCCCCAGATCCACCGTGGCCCGGAGGGTCTCCCGGTTCATGCTCCCGAGCACCGCCCGGCTCCCCCGCAGGCGGACCTCCAGGGACGTGGCGGGCCGACCGCTCAGCGTAAGCGACTCCGGGATGTTGCGGTACTCGACCGGGATGCGGAGCCCCTCCTCGACCTTCTGCGCCCCGCCGAGGTAGACCCAGAGGGCCGTGACCACAACGAGCGACCCCACCTTGAGGGGCCAGCGGCGCAGGAGCAGGGCCCCCCAGGCCATGGGTGCCGGCATCCGCCGCTCCGGCGTCCCGAGGAGCACCCGCAAACGCTCCACCGCCTCCTCCCGCGAGAGCCCCGACCGATAGGTCCCTCCGGTCATCAGGGTGACCTCCCCCCGCTCCTCGGAGACCGCCAGGGAGACGGCGTCGGTCTCCTCGGTCAGCCCCAGGGCGGCCCGGTGGCGGGTCCCGAAGTGGGGGGGGAGATCCTCCCGCCGGGAGAGGGGGAGCATGCACCCCGCGTGGGTGACCCGGGTCCCGTCGATGACGACGGCCCCGTCGTGCAGCGGGGAGGCTGGCGTGAAGAGGCTCTCCAGGAGGGGGGCCGTGACCTCCGCCCCGAGGGGCGTCCCGAGGCGGACGATCTCGTCCAGGCGGGTCCCCCGCTGGAAGACGATCAGGGCTCCGATCCGCTGCCGGGCCAGGTGGAAGGCCGCCCGGACCACCTCCCCGAGGTGGTCGGTGGGCGGCCTCCCCCACCCGGTCAGCCAGCGAGCCGGGCTCACCCGCTCGAGAGTGTGGCGGAGCTCCTGCTGGAAGATGACGACGAGGACGAGGAGGATGACGGCCCAGAGGTTCTGGAGGAGCCAACTGCTCAGGATCAGCTCGGCCTCGCGCGCGAGGAGGGTGAAGAGCCCGACCACCCCGAGGCCGGCCAGGGCCTGCACGGCGCGCGTCCCCCGGAACAGCACCATGAGGTGATAGAGGATGGTGCTGATGAGAAGGATATCGAGGACATCCTGCCAGCGGAGGTTCCCGAAGATCTCGGCCATGGCGCCCCCATTGTACCCGGCGGCGGGGGCGCGCGCCACCCGCGTGCCGGTGCCTCCCCGTGCCCCGGACGCGGCGGGGGTTTTCCGCCGGAGCCCGGCCACGGGTGTGCTACACTGCGGCAGCCTTCGGGGGGGAGGGGATGGGGGAGGAACGCCGCCGGCACCGCCGGTACACGCTGGAGCTCCCCGTCCGGTGCCGCGTGGAGGAGCCGGCGGGGGGACCGTCCCAGAACCTCCCGGGCCACACCCTCAACCTGAGCGAGGGGGGGCTGGCACTCGTCCTGCCGACTTCCCTGGCCCGCGGAACCGAGGTGACGCTCCTGCTGGACCTGCCGGAGGGCCCCGCGGTCGTCGAGGCAACGGTTGTCTGGGTCGGGCCCGTGGCCGAGGAGGAGGGAGGAGGGCGGCACGGCCTGCGGATCCGGGAGATGGCGCCGACCCACGAGGCGCGCTGGCGGCAGTTCCTGGTCCGGATGGCCTCCCAGGCCTACTCCCGCCGGCACGGGCGCCTGGGGGTTCGCCTCCAGATCCAGTGCGCCGTCGTGGGCCGGCCGCCGCGGGAGCTCAGAGGACGGACGGTGGATCTGAGCCCGGGCGGGTTGCAGCTCCTCCTGCCCGAGGCGGTCCCGGTGGGCACCCGCCTGCACCTGTCGCTCCAGGTCCCAATGGGCCCCCGGGCGCTGGAGGGGGAGGTGGTGTGGTGCGTACCGGCCGAAGGGGGGGAGCACCGGGTGGGGGTGCAGTTCCCGCAGCGCTCCTGGGGGTGGTCCTTCCTCCTGGATCTGGCGGCGCGGGAGGGCGCGGGGCCCGGGCAGAGCACGGACGCGGGCTGACGGGATCCCCGAGCCGACGGATCAGCAACCTCTCGCGGCGGCCGCGACCCCGGCTCATCTCCGTCCGGGCGGCGTGCGCGAGCCTGGCAGTCTCGCTCGCCCTGGCAGAGATCTCCCCGGCCCAGGCGCCGGAGGGCAAGCAGGTATACCAGGACCACTGCGCGGTCTGCCACGGCCCGAACGGGGATGGCAACGGCGAAGCCGCGGCGCGGCTCCAGACGAAGCCGGCCGACTTCACCGCAGGGCGGTACAAGTTCCGCTCCACCCGGAGCGGCGCCGTCCCCACCGACGAGGACCTGCTTGCCACCCTCGTCCGCGGAGTGCGGGGCACCGCCATGGTCCCCCAGCGGCACCTCGCGCTCCCGGAGCTCCGGGCAGTCGTCGCCTACCTGAAGACCCTCTCCCCGCGCTTCGCCGAGCCGGGATCCCCCCCGGTGCCCGTTCCCCCCGCGCCGGGGGTCACGCCCGAGCTGGTGGCGCGGGGGGTGAGGCTCTACCGGGCTTCGGGATGTCCCGAGTGCCACGGCGACGGCGGGAAGGGAGACGGACCCTCGGCCAGGAAGGGGATGAAGGACGCCCGCGACCTGCCCATCCTCCCCGCGGACCTGAGCCGGCGGCCGCTCAAGCGGGGCGCCGACCCGCGGGAGACCTGGAAGAGCATCGCCCTGGGCCTCGATGGGACCCCCATGCCCTCCTACGCCGACGCGCTGGAGCCGGGGGAGATATGGGCCCTCGTCCTCTTCCTGGAGTCTCTCGCGACGCCGGACCGGCGGGATCCCGAGGATCGCCTCCTCCCGGGGGAGGAGGCGCTGGGCGAGCAGATCGAGCGGGAGCATCGGGGCAGACACTGACCCGTCCACACGACCAGGGAGGGAATCCCATGAAGGCCAGCACAGCGATCGTCCTCGCCACCCTCCTCGCCCTCGGCCCGGCGGTACCTCTCGGCGCCGAGGGGGAGCGGGAGCTCCAGGCCGTCAACATCAACTACGAGGGGAACAACGTCTGGACGCCCGGTACCTTCGTGGTGAAGAAGGGGGAGAGGGTCCGCTTCAAGCTCTACAACCGGGTGAAGGCGGATCCCAACGTCCACGGCTTCGCGATCGACGAGTTCAACGTGAAGGTGGACGTGTACCGGGACAAGCCGGAGACCGTGGAGTTCGTCGCGGACAAGGCCGGGCTGTTCCGGATCTGGTGCCACCTGCACCCGGCGCACCTGCCGGGCCAGCTCCTGGTCCTGGAGAAGTAGGGGGGATCAGCGGGCCGCCGCCCCGCGGCTGATCAGGACCTCCTGCAGGAGGACCGGCTTGAGGGGCCGGTCCCGGGCATCGCGGGGCACGGTGCCGAGGGCCTGCACCACCTCCATCCCCTCCACCACCTCCCCGAAGACGCTGTGGCGCCCGTCCAGCCAGGGCGTGGCCCGGTGAGTGATGAAGAACTGGCTCCCGTTGGTGTTCGGGCCGGCGTTGGCCATGGAGAGGATCCCCGCCTTGCTGTGCTTCAGGTCCGGGTGAAACTCGTCGGCGAACCGGTACCCGGGCCCCCCCGTTCCAGTCCCCAGCGGATCGCCCCCCTGGATCATGAAGTTCGGGATCACCCGGTGGAAAACGGTCCCGTTGTAGAGGGGGCGCGTCACCTTCTGGCCCGTCTTGGGATCCGTCCACTCCTTGGTCCCCATCGCGAGCCCCACGAAGTTCGCCACCGTGCTCGGGGCCTTCTCCTCGTAGAGCCGGACCACGATGGCCCCCATGCTCGTTTTCAGGGTGGCGAAGAGGGGACCGGCTGCCTTCCCCGGCGCCTGGGCGACGGCCACGGCGGGCCCGGCCAGCGCCAGCAGCACTCCCCCCCACCACGCAAACGCCCCTGCCATCTTGCCCTCCCCCTCCCGGACCGGCCGGTCTGCCCGGACGGATCCTGAGCGCTCAGGGACTCCCTTCCGCCGCCGATCCTTCCCCCTCCTCGACCTCCTCCGGTTCCTCCTCCGGGACTTCGGCCCCCGGCGGCGGCCCCATCGCCTCCTCGCCCCGGAGGAACACCTCGTGGATCGCCCCGGGGCTCCCGGGCGGGACCGGCGCGCCGGTCAGGGCGTCCACGTCGAGGAAGAAGACCTCCTCGGGAACGGGAAAGGCGCTCGGGGGTCGCGACGCGAGCGCCCGTTGCATGAAGTCCGCCCAGAGGGGCGCGGCGAGGCGACCGGCCGTCTCGTGCGGCCCCAGGGAGCGGGGCGCATCGTAGCCCAGCCACACCCCCGCCGCCAGCTCTGGCGTATAGCCCACGAACCAGAGATCGGCCGCATCCTGGCTCGTGCCGGTCTTCCCCGCCGCCGGGCGGCCGAGGGCCTGGGCCTTCTGCCCCGTCCCCCGCTCCACGGCTCCCTGCAGGACCGAGGTGAGGAGGTAGGCGACCTCTTCCTTCAGCGCGGGCTGGATCGCGGGCCGGTATTCCTCCAGGAGGTCCCCGCCCGGCCCCTCCACCCGGACGATGCCGTGGGGGGCAGCCCGGCTGCCGCCGTTGGCCAACGCCGCGTAGGCGGAGGTCAGCTCCAGGAGGGTCACCTCCGAGACCCCGAGTGCCAGCGCGTACTCCCGGCGCAGAGGGCTCCGGATCCCCAACCGGCGGGCCACATCCAGGACGCTCTCCACGCCGATGCTTTCGAGGAGCCGAACGGTGGGAACGTTGATGGACTCCTCCAGGGCTTGACGGACCGTGACCTCGCCCCGGTAGAGCCGATCGTAGTTCTCGGGAGCCCAGGCCTCCCGTCGCTTCCCCAGCCCCTTCGGGTAGCGCACGGGGGCATCCGCGAGCAGGTCCGCCGCGCTGATCCCCCGCTCGAAGGCCGCGGCGTAGACGAAGGGCTTGAAGGCGGAGCCGGGCTGCCGGCGGGCGCGGGCTGCCCGGTTGTACTGGCTCCGCCCGTACGCGGTCCCGCCCACCATGGCCCGGATGGCCCCGGTGCCCGGCTCGAGGGCTACCAGTGCCCCCTCGAGGCCGGGCCCCTCCGGCCCCCCGCCCGGCGGGGCCGGAGGCTTGGCGCCGCGCCGCGGGGCAGCAGGGGCCAGGGCGGCGGCAGCGGCCGCGACCCCCGCCCGGACGGCCTCCAGGGCCTGCCCCTGAAGGCTCAGGTCGAGCGTGGTCGTCACCCGGAGCCCGCCGCGGGCCAGGAAGGCCTCCCCGTAGCGCTCCTCCAGGAGCTCCCGGACGTAATCCACGAAGTGCGGGGCGGTCCCCCGGCCCTTGAACAGCGGCGCCACCCGGACCGGCGCGGCCGCGGCGGCCTTGGCGGCCGGCTCTTTCAGAAAGCCCTCCGCCAGCATCCGCTCCAGGACATGGTCCCGCCGCGCCTTGGCGCGGGCGGGGTCCAGCAAGGGGGAGTACAGCGCGGGGGCGCGGATGAGCCCGGCCAGGAGCGCCGCCTCCGGAAGGGTGAGCGCCCGGACGGACTTGCTGAAGTAGGTCCGGGCCGCCGCCTCGGCCCCGTAGGCTCCATGCCCGAAGTAGACGGCGTTCAGGTACAGCTCCAGAATCTTCTCCTTCGCGTAGCGCTCTTCGATCTTCTGGGCCAGCCGGATCTCCTGCAGCTTCCGGGTGACGGTCCGCTCCGGGGTGAGGAAGAGCGTCTTGGCGAGCTGCTGCGTGATGGTGCTCCCCCCCTCCCGGAGGCGGCCCGCGGTCAGGTTGCTGAGGGCGGCCCGGGCCATCGCTCTCCAATCCAGGGCCCCGTGGCGGTAGAAGCGGGAGTCCTCGGTGGCGATGACGGCATCTCGCAGCACCCGCGGGATCCGGGCGAGGGGGACGAAGACCCGGTGCTCTTGGGTGAGGGTGGCGAAGGGCTCCCCGTCCTTGGACAGGAGCAGGGTGGGTTCCCCCGGCGCGAAGATATCGAGCCGCTCGAGCTCCGGAAGGTCCTCCCGCTCGGGCGCGGCGGCCGGAGGGGCGGCGGGGGCCGGGCTCGCCAAGGCGATCACCGCAGAGAGGGCCAGGGCCACGGCGCGCGTCATGCCTCCCCCTCGCCCTCGGCGACGGCGGTCTCCGCCAGGCCCTGGAGGAGCCGCGTCCAGCGAGCGGCGTCCTCGGGGGTCTGGGCCTGGAGGATCCGGAGGCCGTGTGGCACGTCGCCGGGGCGGCGGCCCGAGGAGGAGCCGCACCAGGAGACCGTCGCGCTCACCGCAACGGGGCCGGCCGGCGTTTCAACCCGGACGAGGATCGGCGTCATGACGGGGAACCGCTCGGGCAGGGTGCAGAAGAGGCCCCCGGCGCTGACATTCCCAGTGAACCCCCCCGCTTCCCGCCTCCGGGCCGTCCCGCCGGTGGCCCGGGCCGTCACGGGGTAGCGGGCGAAGTAGCGGCGAAAGTTGCGCTGGCGCCGCTCGGCCTCCGCGCGGTGGGGGAAGATTCTCGCCTGGCTCAGGGCCAACTCGACGATGCTGAGGAAGCGGCGCGCGTCGAACGGCTTGGACAGGCAGAAGGCGGCCCCGGCCCGGAAGGCCTGCTCGTTGAATTTGATCCCGTCGCTCGCCGTGAACATCAGGATCGGCGTCGCCTTCAGGTGCGGGTCCTCCTTCAAGAGCGCGCAGGCCTTGTACCCGTCCAGGCCCGGCATCATCACGTCCAGGATGATGAGGTCGGGACGCCGCTCCCGCGCCAGCTCCACCCCTTCGGACCCGTTGCTCGCGGTCACGACCTCGATCTCCCGGCTGCCGAGGATCTCCCGCGCCAGCTCGAGCACCCGCTCATCGTCGTCCACGACCAGGACCAGGGGATTCACCCGCACCGGATGCTCCTCGGAGTCTCGACGACCTGTCCGGCCGGCAGGCGCATGGGAGCCCCTGGTGTGCCCGAAAGAGGCTGAGGAGCATGAAGGCCCAGTAGGCCAAGCTGCTCGCCTCTCGGGCCATCCGCGCCCGCAAAATGACCTGGCCATCTTAGCGCAGGGGGAGGGGGAGGGACAAGGCCGGATCGGGCGGGCCCGGATCGGGGAGCCCCGGGGACGGGTGCGCGACGCGGTCAGGCGCGGGCGGCCTGGGGGACCCGGAGGGGAAGGGTGAAGGTGAAGGTCGATCCCTGCCCCTCGGCGCTCTGGAGGGTGAGCGTCCCCCCGTGCAGCTCCACCAGCCGCCGGGTGAGGGGCAGGCCGAGGCCGGTCCCCTGGACCTGCCGGGCATAGGCCGAGTCCACCTGCTCGAACTCCCCGAAGATCCGCCCCTGGTCCTCGGGCCGGATCCCGATGCCGGTGTCGGCCACCTCCACCTCCACCAGACTGCCGCCCTGCCGTCCCCGGAGCGTCACCCGGCCCCTCTCCGGGGTGAACTTGATCGCATTGCTGAGCAGGTTGTAGAGGATCTGCTTCAGCTTCGCCGGGTCCGCCTCGACGAGACCGACCTCCGACGCCACCTCGAGGCTCAGCTCGAGGCGCTTCCGGATGGCCTCGGACCGGACCAGGGTGAGGGCGTCCTCCAGCGTCTGGGGGAGATAGCACGGCTCGGGGTGGAGGACCATCTTGCCCGCCTCGATCTTGGAGAGGTCCAGGAGGTCGTTGATGAGGCCCAGGAGGTGCTTCCCGCTGGCGTGGATGCTCTCCAGGTACTCCACCTGCTTCTGGGTGAGATCCCCCACGTACCGGTCCAGGAGGACCTCCGAGAACCCGAGGATCGCGTTCAGGGGCGTCCGGAGCTCGTGGGACATGCTGGCCAGGAAGCGGGACTTCTGTCGCGAGGCCTCCGCCAGTTCCTTCGTCCGCTCCGCGATCCGCTGCTCCAGGGTGGCCGAGTGCTCCTTCAGGGACCGATAGAGGCGCGCGTTCTCGATGGCGATCGCGGCGTGGGCGGCGAAGATGCGGAGGAAGGAGCGGGTCTCCTCCGGGATCGGCCGCCGGGTCTCGGGGTTCCCGGCGGCGATGACGCCGATCGCCTCCCCCCGGGCCACGAGGGGGATGTTGGCGAAGATGCGGGCCCGCAGCGCCTTCAGATCCGCGTAGGGCGGGTGCAGGCGGATCCCCTCCGGGACCGGCCCCTCCCCGTTCCAGCAGACGTCTTCCTTTTCCAGGAAGGCGCGCGCGAGGCCGCCGCCGGCCGGACCGAGGGGAACGGCCAGCGACTCCAGCGGCTCCTCCCCTCCCCCGACCCGGGCCACGCAGCGGAGGGATGTCCGTCCCTCGTCCGGGAGGAAGATGTTG is a window from the Candidatus Methylomirabilis sp. genome containing:
- a CDS encoding response regulator, which translates into the protein MRVNPLVLVVDDDERVLELAREILGSREIEVVTASNGSEGVELARERRPDLIILDVMMPGLDGYKACALLKEDPHLKATPILMFTASDGIKFNEQAFRAGAAFCLSKPFDARRFLSIVELALSQARIFPHRAEAERRQRNFRRYFARYPVTARATGGTARRREAGGFTGNVSAGGLFCTLPERFPVMTPILVRVETPAGPVAVSATVSWCGSSSGRRPGDVPHGLRILQAQTPEDAARWTRLLQGLAETAVAEGEGEA
- a CDS encoding PBP1A family penicillin-binding protein, producing MTRAVALALSAVIALASPAPAAPPAAAPEREDLPELERLDIFAPGEPTLLLSKDGEPFATLTQEHRVFVPLARIPRVLRDAVIATEDSRFYRHGALDWRAMARAALSNLTAGRLREGGSTITQQLAKTLFLTPERTVTRKLQEIRLAQKIEERYAKEKILELYLNAVYFGHGAYGAEAAARTYFSKSVRALTLPEAALLAGLIRAPALYSPLLDPARAKARRDHVLERMLAEGFLKEPAAKAAAAAPVRVAPLFKGRGTAPHFVDYVRELLEERYGEAFLARGGLRVTTTLDLSLQGQALEAVRAGVAAAAAALAPAAPRRGAKPPAPPGGGPEGPGLEGALVALEPGTGAIRAMVGGTAYGRSQYNRAARARRQPGSAFKPFVYAAAFERGISAADLLADAPVRYPKGLGKRREAWAPENYDRLYRGEVTVRQALEESINVPTVRLLESIGVESVLDVARRLGIRSPLRREYALALGVSEVTLLELTSAYAALANGGSRAAPHGIVRVEGPGGDLLEEYRPAIQPALKEEVAYLLTSVLQGAVERGTGQKAQALGRPAAGKTGTSQDAADLWFVGYTPELAAGVWLGYDAPRSLGPHETAGRLAAPLWADFMQRALASRPPSAFPVPEEVFFLDVDALTGAPVPPGSPGAIHEVFLRGEEAMGPPPGAEVPEEEPEEVEEGEGSAAEGSP
- a CDS encoding PilZ domain-containing protein — its product is MGEERRRHRRYTLELPVRCRVEEPAGGPSQNLPGHTLNLSEGGLALVLPTSLARGTEVTLLLDLPEGPAVVEATVVWVGPVAEEEGGGRHGLRIREMAPTHEARWRQFLVRMASQAYSRRHGRLGVRLQIQCAVVGRPPRELRGRTVDLSPGGLQLLLPEAVPVGTRLHLSLQVPMGPRALEGEVVWCVPAEGGEHRVGVQFPQRSWGWSFLLDLAAREGAGPGQSTDAG
- a CDS encoding c-type cytochrome, with the translated sequence MVLPPGSGGAGGRGARAEHGRGLTGSPSRRISNLSRRPRPRLISVRAACASLAVSLALAEISPAQAPEGKQVYQDHCAVCHGPNGDGNGEAAARLQTKPADFTAGRYKFRSTRSGAVPTDEDLLATLVRGVRGTAMVPQRHLALPELRAVVAYLKTLSPRFAEPGSPPVPVPPAPGVTPELVARGVRLYRASGCPECHGDGGKGDGPSARKGMKDARDLPILPADLSRRPLKRGADPRETWKSIALGLDGTPMPSYADALEPGEIWALVLFLESLATPDRRDPEDRLLPGEEALGEQIEREHRGRH
- a CDS encoding peptidylprolyl isomerase, whose amino-acid sequence is MAGAFAWWGGVLLALAGPAVAVAQAPGKAAGPLFATLKTSMGAIVVRLYEEKAPSTVANFVGLAMGTKEWTDPKTGQKVTRPLYNGTVFHRVIPNFMIQGGDPLGTGTGGPGYRFADEFHPDLKHSKAGILSMANAGPNTNGSQFFITHRATPWLDGRHSVFGEVVEGMEVVQALGTVPRDARDRPLKPVLLQEVLISRGAAAR
- a CDS encoding cupredoxin domain-containing protein, with the protein product MKASTAIVLATLLALGPAVPLGAEGERELQAVNINYEGNNVWTPGTFVVKKGERVRFKLYNRVKADPNVHGFAIDEFNVKVDVYRDKPETVEFVADKAGLFRIWCHLHPAHLPGQLLVLEK
- a CDS encoding diadenylate cyclase, translating into MARAPAAGYNGGAMAEIFGNLRWQDVLDILLISTILYHLMVLFRGTRAVQALAGLGVVGLFTLLAREAELILSSWLLQNLWAVILLVLVVIFQQELRHTLERVSPARWLTGWGRPPTDHLGEVVRAAFHLARQRIGALIVFQRGTRLDEIVRLGTPLGAEVTAPLLESLFTPASPLHDGAVVIDGTRVTHAGCMLPLSRREDLPPHFGTRHRAALGLTEETDAVSLAVSEERGEVTLMTGGTYRSGLSREEAVERLRVLLGTPERRMPAPMAWGALLLRRWPLKVGSLVVVTALWVYLGGAQKVEEGLRIPVEYRNIPESLTLSGRPATSLEVRLRGSRAVLGSMNRETLRATVDLGGTERGTNFVAVGRADVNVPAGVEVVGTDP